One window of the Candidatus Hydrogenedentota bacterium genome contains the following:
- a CDS encoding type I 3-dehydroquinate dehydratase yields MTHIGNCELGKRPRVVVALRDGVPRREVESALAAGADIIELRVDLFSSLEPGFPEAECGRFTGIPRLGTLRCAAEGGGWRGSEEERLACFNAILPHVEAVDIELSATDILDRVVEAAHDAGKTVIGSFHDFAKTPDDAHLEETAARADRAGVDILKVAAHCATLEDLRRLAAFTLRREGRPAAVIGMGPAGMPSRIFFPLLGSMLAYTFLGTPSAPGQLNCADTVKYLSLFCQFTNSPE; encoded by the coding sequence ATGACGCATATTGGAAATTGTGAACTGGGAAAAAGACCCCGGGTTGTTGTTGCCCTGCGCGACGGTGTGCCCCGGCGCGAGGTGGAGTCCGCCCTGGCGGCGGGCGCGGACATCATCGAACTGCGCGTGGACCTCTTTTCCAGCCTGGAACCCGGCTTTCCTGAGGCGGAGTGCGGCCGGTTCACGGGCATTCCGCGTCTGGGTACCCTGCGTTGCGCCGCCGAGGGCGGCGGGTGGCGGGGCTCCGAGGAGGAGCGCCTGGCCTGTTTCAACGCCATTCTCCCCCATGTCGAAGCCGTGGACATCGAACTTTCCGCCACGGACATCCTGGACCGGGTCGTTGAAGCCGCGCATGACGCTGGAAAAACGGTCATCGGCTCGTTTCACGACTTCGCGAAAACCCCGGACGACGCTCACCTGGAGGAGACTGCGGCGCGCGCCGACCGCGCGGGTGTGGACATCCTGAAGGTGGCCGCGCACTGCGCGACTCTGGAGGACCTGCGGCGTCTCGCCGCGTTCACCCTGCGGCGGGAAGGCCGCCCTGCGGCCGTCATCGGCATGGGACCGGCGGGCATGCCCTCCCGCATCTTCTTCCCCCTGCTCGGGTCCATGCTGGCGTACACTTTTCTCGGCACGCCCAGCGCCCCCGGACAATTGAATTGCGCCGACACGGTCAAGTATCTTAGTTTATTCTGTCAGTTCACCAATTCGCCGGAATAG
- a CDS encoding AAA family ATPase, giving the protein MFATRVKLRNWRNFLEVDAPLRECVYLLGANASGKSNFLDAFRFLRDVSKPQGGGLQKAVADRGGVSKIRCLHARKSPEICIEVELGTDAGSTEPEWRYLLAFTQDTRGARPVRVVREEVWHSGECLLKRPDGEDHEDELRLTQSHLEQIQANTKFRDVADFFADITYLHLVPQLLKYGDRIGGQHLEDDPFGQEFLERVARMPEKKRNARLSRIEKVLKKAMPQLQQLQFAKDPATGRPHLELRHVHYRPNAGWQQEEHFSDGTLRLIGLLWSLLEGDSLLLLEEPELSLNNAIVEQIPRMIRQAQRGGKNSRQVFLSTHSEALTKNRGIDGREVLILESAKEGSRVRTIDAAETLALENGFSVAEALLPKTRPNMDRQMDLSL; this is encoded by the coding sequence ATGTTTGCCACGCGCGTTAAGTTGCGCAATTGGCGCAATTTTCTGGAGGTTGACGCGCCATTGCGGGAATGCGTTTATCTTCTGGGCGCCAACGCATCCGGCAAGTCCAACTTTCTTGATGCCTTCCGGTTTTTAAGGGATGTCAGCAAGCCGCAGGGTGGCGGGCTGCAAAAAGCGGTGGCAGACCGCGGCGGTGTCTCCAAGATACGCTGCCTGCATGCCCGAAAATCCCCGGAAATATGCATTGAAGTGGAGCTGGGCACTGATGCCGGATCAACGGAACCGGAATGGCGGTACCTCCTTGCCTTTACACAGGACACCAGGGGCGCCAGACCGGTGCGGGTTGTCAGGGAAGAGGTCTGGCATTCTGGTGAATGCCTGCTGAAGCGCCCTGACGGGGAGGACCACGAGGACGAACTCCGTCTGACTCAGTCGCACCTCGAACAGATTCAAGCCAACACCAAATTTCGGGATGTGGCCGACTTTTTCGCAGACATCACCTACCTCCATTTGGTCCCGCAGTTGTTGAAATACGGGGATAGAATCGGAGGACAGCACCTTGAGGATGACCCCTTCGGCCAGGAATTCCTGGAACGGGTGGCGCGAATGCCGGAAAAAAAACGCAATGCCCGCCTGTCAAGAATCGAAAAAGTCCTGAAAAAGGCCATGCCACAGCTCCAGCAATTGCAGTTTGCGAAAGACCCGGCAACAGGACGGCCGCATCTTGAGCTCCGTCATGTGCATTACAGGCCCAACGCGGGATGGCAGCAGGAGGAGCACTTCTCCGACGGAACCCTCCGGCTTATCGGACTCTTGTGGTCCCTGCTTGAGGGGGATTCCCTGCTGCTCCTTGAGGAGCCCGAACTCTCGCTCAACAATGCCATAGTCGAGCAGATCCCCCGAATGATTCGGCAGGCGCAGCGTGGCGGGAAAAACAGCCGCCAAGTTTTCCTGAGCACCCACAGTGAGGCACTGACTAAAAACAGGGGCATTGATGGAAGAGAGGTGCTGATTCTGGAATCGGCAAAGGAGGGAAGCAGGGTGCGGACTATTGACGCTGCCGAGACGCTTGCGCTGGAAAACGGTTTCTCCGTGGCCGAGGCGCTGCTCCCCAAAACACGCCCGAATATGGATCGGCAGATGGATTTGTCACTTTAA